Within Acuticoccus sediminis, the genomic segment ATGTAGAGGACGTACTGCGCGAGCAGCGTTCCGCCCGCCGAGGTGAAGAAGGCCGACACCAGCAGCGCCAGCATCTTGTAGCGCCGCATCGGCACACCCGAGGCGACCGCCGCCTCCTCGCTGTCTCGGATCGCCCGGAGGTAGGCGCCGACGTAGCTGCGGGAGATGACGAATGCGACCAGCGTGACGAGCACCATGAAGCTCGACGCCAGCAGCGCGTACGATGACGCGTCGCTGAAGATCATCCGCGCGAAGCCCGGCTCCCAGTTGATGGCGACGCCGTAGGGCATGTCGACGAACTTGCGCGAGAAGATCAGCACGATGCGGATCGTCTCGCCGAACGCCAGTGTCGCCATCGCGAAGAAGACGCCCCGCATCCGGAACGCCGGCAGCGCGATGATCACCGCGAAGAGCATGGAGAGGAGGCCGCCGGCGACCAGCCCCAGCCACGGCGACACGCCGCCGTAGACGTAAAGGAGGGTCGATGTGTACGCGCCGGTGCCGAAGAACGCCGTGTGGCCGAGCGAGAACTGCCCCGCCATGCCGCCGAGGATGTTCCAGGCCGATGCCATGCCCGCGTAGAGGCACACCAGGATGAAGAGGTTGATGTAGTACCCGTTCGTGATCGCGAACGGCAGCACGAAGGCGACGAGGCCGATCGCGACGGCCCAGAGCGCATCGCTCGGGCGCAGCGCGATGTAGGCGAGGAGGCGGCTCATTTGAGGGTCTCCTTCTCCGCACCCCTGACGCCGAGGAGGCCCTGCGGGCGGATGGCGAGCAGCAGGATGAGGAGCACGAAGTGCGTCGCTTCCTTGAGGTCCGGGCTGAAGTAGCCGAACACCGACTCGATGACGCCGAGCACCAGCCCGCCGACGATCGTGCCGGTGACGCTGCCGAGACCGCCGAGGACGACGACCACGAAGGCGATCAGCACGAAGAACGAGCCGATGGAGGGGAAGGCGTAGAACGACGGCACGAGGACGCCGCCGGCGAGGCCGGTGATCGCGATGCCGAGGCCGAAGGTGATGGTGAAGATCTTCTGCGAGTCGATGCCCATCAGCCGCGCGGCCATCAGGTCCTGCGAGATCGCCTCGATGGCGCGACCGGTGTAGGTGCGGCGCAGGAACAGGATGACGCCGGCGAAGATCACCATCGCGAAGCCGAAGGCGATCACCCGGTCCGTCGCGACGTGCAGCGGGCCGATGCCGAGGGACGAGTAACCGTCCGGCATCGTCTGGATGGTGCGGTAGTCCGCCGAGAAGAGGACGAGCGCGAGGTTCTGCAGCGCGATCGAGAGGCCCAGCGTCGCGAACACCTGAGTCAGCTCGGGCTTGTAGATCGTGAACCGCATGATGCCGAGGTAGAAGAGCATCCCGAGCCCGAAGAACACGAGCGCGATCAGCGGCGCGCCGAAGTAGGGGTTCACCCCCGTCAGCGTCATCAGCCAGAAGCCGGCATACATGCCGAGCATCAGGAACTCGCCGTGGGCGAAGTTCACGACCTTCGCGACGCCGAAGATCAGGTTGAGGCCGAGGGCCGCGAGGGCGTAGACGCCCCCCAGCAGGATCCCCGACACGAAGAGTTGCAGGAAGAGCTCCATGGCCGCGCCGTCAGATGTGGCCTTCGAAGAC encodes:
- a CDS encoding branched-chain amino acid ABC transporter permease, whose product is MSRLLAYIALRPSDALWAVAIGLVAFVLPFAITNGYYINLFILVCLYAGMASAWNILGGMAGQFSLGHTAFFGTGAYTSTLLYVYGGVSPWLGLVAGGLLSMLFAVIIALPAFRMRGVFFAMATLAFGETIRIVLIFSRKFVDMPYGVAINWEPGFARMIFSDASSYALLASSFMVLVTLVAFVISRSYVGAYLRAIRDSEEAAVASGVPMRRYKMLALLVSAFFTSAGGTLLAQYVLYIEPTTVFNIGFSVDLPLMTLLGGVGTVAGPLLGAAIALPLRDILLELFGSAAAGMHLVVYGVVLIVIVIVLPEGLIGGVQKLARAVRRPRGERARAGEASASAEQGGDGDA
- a CDS encoding branched-chain amino acid ABC transporter permease, translated to MELFLQLFVSGILLGGVYALAALGLNLIFGVAKVVNFAHGEFLMLGMYAGFWLMTLTGVNPYFGAPLIALVFFGLGMLFYLGIMRFTIYKPELTQVFATLGLSIALQNLALVLFSADYRTIQTMPDGYSSLGIGPLHVATDRVIAFGFAMVIFAGVILFLRRTYTGRAIEAISQDLMAARLMGIDSQKIFTITFGLGIAITGLAGGVLVPSFYAFPSIGSFFVLIAFVVVVLGGLGSVTGTIVGGLVLGVIESVFGYFSPDLKEATHFVLLILLLAIRPQGLLGVRGAEKETLK